Proteins encoded in a region of the Schaalia hyovaginalis genome:
- the leuA gene encoding 2-isopropylmalate synthase produces the protein MKTTASVPTPTGSGMPFGKYRPFLESNPVRLDDRRWPSNRITKAPRWMSTDLRDGNQALIEPMDSLRKRKMFDLLVARGYKEIEIGFPAASQTDFDFVRSLIEADAVPEDVTISVLTQSRPEIIERTLEALVGFPRATVHLYNATSPLFRELVFRNDRAQTVDLAVSGAREVVAQAEKRLGDETVFGFEYSPEIFVDTELDFALEICEAVMDVWQPGDEREIILNLPATVERATPNVYADQIEYMSRNLSRREHIAISLHPHNDRGTGIAAAELGLLAGGDRIEGCLLGQGERTGNVDLVTLGLNLFSQGVDPGVDLSNVDEIRKTVEFCTQMETSPRAPYVGDLVYTSFSGSHQDAIKKGFSARKKKVAEAGGDENAVVWELPYLPIDPHDVGRSYEAVVRVNSQSGKGGVAYLMSTAHNLELPRRLQIEFSRIVQRHTDSFGGEIDGDALWTIFADEYLPNSAAAGLTPWGRFELGASKVSSSDDEHVELEAILKDRGETVTVKASGSGPIDAFVSALHEFDLDVRVLDYSEHAMSQGRDAKAASYVEAAVDGQIVWGVGIDSSITRATYKAVISAVNRALR, from the coding sequence GTGAAGACCACCGCTTCAGTCCCCACCCCGACAGGTTCCGGAATGCCCTTCGGCAAGTACCGGCCCTTCCTCGAATCCAATCCCGTCCGCCTCGACGACAGGCGCTGGCCCTCGAATCGGATCACGAAGGCCCCGCGCTGGATGTCGACGGATCTGCGCGACGGCAATCAGGCCCTCATCGAACCCATGGATTCGCTGCGCAAGCGCAAGATGTTCGATCTTCTGGTCGCGCGCGGATACAAGGAGATCGAAATCGGTTTCCCGGCCGCTTCGCAGACGGACTTCGACTTCGTCCGCTCCCTCATCGAAGCCGATGCGGTCCCCGAGGACGTGACGATCTCCGTCCTGACCCAGTCCCGCCCCGAGATCATCGAACGCACCCTGGAGGCCCTCGTCGGCTTCCCGCGCGCGACGGTCCACCTGTACAACGCGACCTCGCCGCTCTTCCGCGAGCTCGTCTTCCGCAACGACCGGGCGCAGACCGTGGACCTGGCCGTGTCGGGCGCGCGCGAGGTCGTCGCGCAGGCGGAGAAACGGCTCGGGGATGAGACCGTCTTCGGCTTCGAGTACTCGCCCGAGATCTTCGTCGACACGGAGCTCGACTTCGCGCTCGAGATCTGCGAGGCCGTCATGGACGTGTGGCAGCCCGGGGACGAGCGCGAGATCATCCTCAATCTGCCCGCCACCGTCGAGCGCGCCACTCCGAACGTGTACGCCGATCAGATCGAGTACATGTCGCGCAACCTGAGCCGCCGCGAGCACATCGCGATCTCCCTGCACCCGCACAACGACCGCGGCACCGGCATCGCCGCGGCGGAGCTCGGCCTGCTCGCGGGCGGGGACCGGATCGAGGGCTGCCTGCTCGGCCAGGGGGAGCGCACGGGGAACGTGGACCTGGTGACCCTGGGCCTGAACCTGTTCAGCCAGGGCGTCGATCCGGGCGTCGACCTGTCGAACGTCGATGAGATCCGCAAGACCGTCGAGTTCTGCACGCAGATGGAGACCTCGCCCCGGGCGCCCTACGTCGGGGACCTCGTCTACACCTCCTTCTCGGGCTCGCACCAGGATGCGATCAAGAAGGGCTTCTCGGCGCGCAAGAAGAAGGTGGCCGAGGCCGGCGGCGATGAGAACGCGGTCGTGTGGGAGCTCCCGTACCTGCCGATCGACCCGCATGACGTCGGCCGTTCCTACGAGGCGGTCGTCCGCGTCAACTCCCAGTCCGGCAAGGGAGGGGTCGCCTACCTCATGTCGACGGCGCACAACCTCGAGCTGCCGCGCCGCCTCCAGATCGAGTTCTCCCGCATCGTTCAGCGTCACACCGATTCCTTCGGCGGGGAGATCGACGGCGACGCCCTGTGGACGATCTTCGCCGACGAGTACCTGCCGAACTCGGCCGCCGCGGGTCTGACGCCCTGGGGGCGCTTCGAACTGGGGGCCTCGAAGGTCTCGAGCTCCGATGACGAGCACGTCGAGCTCGAGGCGATCCTCAAGGACCGCGGCGAGACGGTGACGGTGAAGGCGAGCGGTTCGGGCCCGATCGACGCCTTCGTCTCCGCGCTCCACGAGTTCGACCTGGACGTCCGCGTCCTGGATTACTCCGAGCACGCGATGAGCCAGGGGCGCGACGCGAAGGCCGCCTCCTACGTCGAGGCCGCGGTCGACGGGCAGATCGTCTGGGGCGTGGGCATCGATTCGTCCATCACGCGCGCCACCTACAAGGCGGTCATCTCGGCGGTCAACCGGGCCCTGCGCTGA
- the recO gene encoding DNA repair protein RecO — protein sequence MRTYRDEAIVLRTHKLGEADRIITLLTSDHGLVRAVAKGVRRTSSKFGSRLEPFGVVDVQLAKGRSLDTITQVEVIIAHGDLLAADFGLFARASVMAETAERLTQDSDEGARSQYLLLVGALFALSHVRHDPSLVLTSYLLRALAIAGWAPSFFDCAVCGAAGPHTSFSIHEGGAVCEDCRPAGCAAPSVEAMTLMGELLSGDWARADLSEVFARSEAHALVSSYAQWHVERRIRSLGVLERSR from the coding sequence TTGAGGACGTACCGGGATGAGGCGATCGTCCTGCGCACCCATAAGCTCGGGGAGGCCGATCGGATCATCACCCTCCTCACTTCGGATCACGGGCTCGTCAGGGCTGTTGCCAAGGGTGTGCGGCGGACCTCGTCGAAGTTCGGCTCCCGCTTGGAGCCCTTCGGGGTGGTCGATGTGCAGCTTGCGAAGGGGCGCAGCCTGGACACGATCACGCAGGTGGAGGTCATCATCGCGCACGGCGACCTCCTCGCCGCCGATTTCGGCCTCTTCGCCAGGGCGTCCGTCATGGCGGAGACGGCGGAGAGGCTCACGCAGGATTCCGACGAGGGCGCCCGCTCCCAGTACCTGCTCCTCGTCGGCGCCCTCTTCGCCCTCTCGCACGTGCGCCACGATCCCTCCCTCGTGCTCACCTCCTATCTGCTCCGGGCCCTCGCGATCGCAGGCTGGGCGCCATCCTTCTTCGATTGCGCGGTCTGCGGGGCGGCAGGGCCCCACACCTCCTTCTCCATTCACGAGGGCGGCGCCGTCTGCGAGGACTGCAGGCCGGCCGGGTGCGCGGCGCCCTCGGTCGAGGCGATGACCCTCATGGGCGAATTGCTCTCGGGGGATTGGGCGAGGGCCGATCTGTCCGAGGTCTTCGCCCGGAGCGAGGCGCACGCCCTCGTCTCCTCGTATGCTCAATGGCACGTCGAGCGGCGCATCCGCTCCCTCGGTGTTCTGGAAAGGAGCAGGTGA
- a CDS encoding isoprenyl transferase, translating to MVAFAGPDRSLEELRALSPMERAGADPFGRLMGPGEWPGPVPSFARGDAPAHVALVMDGNGRWANTRGLTRTEGHRAGEYALMDTIAGAIDAGVRYLSVYTFSTENWKRSPAEVRFIMSYASDVLARRTGQLKEWGVHVRWSGREPRLWKSVIRALGEAEEATRANTTLDLVMCVNYGGRAEIADAARDIAREVRAGRLKPEGVTEKSFARHLYLSDVPDVDLMIRTSGEQRISNYLLWQLAYSEMMFVDTPWPAFDREALWDCLLTYAGRERRFGGAVDALGS from the coding sequence ATGGTCGCCTTCGCCGGGCCCGATCGTTCCTTGGAGGAACTGCGCGCCCTCAGTCCGATGGAGCGGGCAGGAGCGGACCCTTTCGGGCGGCTGATGGGTCCGGGGGAGTGGCCCGGTCCTGTTCCGTCCTTCGCGAGGGGGGATGCGCCCGCGCACGTGGCCCTCGTCATGGACGGCAACGGGCGCTGGGCGAATACGAGGGGACTGACGCGGACCGAGGGGCACCGGGCGGGCGAATACGCGCTCATGGACACGATCGCGGGCGCGATCGATGCGGGCGTGCGCTATCTGAGCGTCTACACCTTCTCGACGGAGAACTGGAAGCGTTCCCCCGCTGAAGTCCGATTCATCATGTCGTACGCGAGCGATGTACTCGCGCGGCGGACGGGCCAGTTGAAGGAGTGGGGCGTCCACGTCCGGTGGTCGGGGCGCGAGCCGCGCCTGTGGAAGTCGGTGATCCGGGCCCTGGGGGAGGCCGAGGAGGCGACTCGCGCGAACACGACCCTGGATCTGGTCATGTGCGTGAATTACGGGGGGCGCGCAGAGATCGCCGATGCGGCGCGCGATATCGCGCGTGAGGTGCGCGCGGGCCGCCTCAAGCCCGAGGGCGTGACGGAGAAGTCCTTCGCCCGCCACCTCTACCTGTCCGACGTCCCCGATGTCGATCTCATGATCCGCACCTCGGGTGAGCAGCGCATCTCGAACTACCTGCTCTGGCAGCTCGCCTATTCGGAGATGATGTTCGTCGACACCCCCTGGCCGGCCTTCGACCGGGAGGCGCTGTGGGACTGTCTGCTCACCTATGCGGGCCGGGAACGACGCTTCGGAGGCGCGGTCGACGCCCTCGGTTCCTGA
- a CDS encoding DUF4176 domain-containing protein — MSISTERSLLPLGSVVVLRNGEIKLMIIGRVPLYRDESRFGYFDYMAVKYPVGLTEDSIAYFNAEDIAQVLFQGFADEDDQAIQTAYASALASGGIGYQRLSIADVRS, encoded by the coding sequence ATGTCCATCTCAACCGAGCGATCCCTTTTGCCCCTTGGGTCCGTCGTTGTTCTCCGAAACGGCGAGATTAAGCTCATGATCATCGGACGAGTCCCCCTCTACCGAGACGAGAGCCGCTTTGGCTACTTCGACTATATGGCTGTGAAGTATCCCGTCGGCCTCACCGAGGATTCAATCGCATACTTCAACGCCGAGGATATCGCGCAGGTCCTTTTTCAAGGCTTCGCTGATGAGGACGACCAGGCAATTCAAACGGCGTATGCGTCCGCCCTGGCTTCAGGAGGAATCGGTTATCAACGACTGAGTATCGCCGACGTCCGCTCCTAA
- a CDS encoding VTT domain-containing protein codes for MIPHWASSGPPLMIFLFFVVFFRAQGTYWLGRAAARGALASSGRNGFRGSLARWFDGPVPRRGAALLDRWGLIIIPLCFLTVGVQTAVNAGAGLVRMKWRTYTIAMIPGCVAWALMYGLGMLAVWTAAVTAIAGSMGGRIVIGLLLLSAVGFVLLRRFGRSSPRVQGNEGGAGRLRRSTD; via the coding sequence GTGATCCCCCACTGGGCCTCCTCGGGCCCTCCGCTCATGATCTTCCTCTTCTTCGTCGTCTTCTTCCGCGCTCAGGGGACCTATTGGCTCGGCCGCGCCGCCGCCCGCGGCGCCCTCGCCTCCTCGGGCCGCAACGGCTTCCGCGGCTCGCTGGCGCGCTGGTTCGACGGCCCCGTGCCCAGGCGCGGCGCAGCACTCCTCGACCGCTGGGGGCTCATCATCATCCCCCTGTGCTTCCTCACCGTCGGCGTGCAGACGGCCGTCAACGCGGGAGCCGGCCTCGTGAGGATGAAGTGGCGCACCTACACGATCGCGATGATCCCCGGATGCGTCGCATGGGCCCTCATGTACGGCCTCGGAATGCTCGCCGTCTGGACGGCGGCGGTCACGGCGATCGCCGGCTCCATGGGCGGCCGGATCGTCATCGGCCTCCTGCTCCTCAGTGCCGTGGGCTTCGTCCTCCTGCGTCGCTTCGGCCGTTCCTCGCCTCGCGTCCAGGGGAACGAGGGCGGGGCTGGAAGGCTCCGCCGGTCGACGGATTGA
- a CDS encoding Fur family transcriptional regulator, whose amino-acid sequence MQRMTKQRQAVFAELARVPDFRSAQQIFDALKSHGEKVGLATVYRNLQTLAEDERVDVLRSHDGESLYRLCETPHHHHHLVCRECGRAEEIEQDGIEAWVKEVGASHGFTEVEHSMEFFGLCEDCAKAGR is encoded by the coding sequence ATGCAGCGAATGACGAAGCAGCGCCAAGCGGTGTTCGCCGAGCTCGCCAGGGTCCCCGATTTCCGATCGGCCCAACAGATCTTCGACGCCCTCAAATCCCACGGCGAGAAGGTCGGACTCGCCACCGTCTACCGCAACCTCCAGACCCTCGCCGAGGACGAGCGCGTCGATGTCCTGCGCTCTCACGACGGCGAATCCCTCTACCGCCTCTGCGAGACCCCGCATCACCATCACCACCTCGTCTGCCGTGAATGCGGCAGGGCTGAGGAGATCGAGCAGGACGGCATCGAGGCCTGGGTCAAAGAAGTCGGAGCATCGCACGGATTCACCGAAGTCGAGCACTCCATGGAGTTCTTCGGCCTGTGCGAGGACTGCGCGAAGGCCGGGCGGTGA
- a CDS encoding metal ABC transporter permease: MTGLIDAIVSMAASPLMQRSLIAALLVGMAGPVVGTYLVHRRLAMLGDGIGHVSLTGVALGWLAGTAANITPKDAWALPGALLVSLLGAVVIELVRQSGRTSADVALAMLFYGGIAGGVLLIGIAGGTSAQLNSYLFGSIATVSWNDILLIAVLALAILIIGVGIAPGLFSVTNDEEFARSTGLPVKALSMIIAVLSALTVAVAMRVVGSLLVSALMVIPVAIAQLGAKSFTTTMRLAMGIGAFVCLAGLSLTYFIDLSPGAAIVVLAIGIYALAFLIRTLVDSKQRNRRMRAVVSEAPHPERRSPQDIGYSATSI; this comes from the coding sequence ATGACCGGTCTCATCGACGCGATCGTCTCAATGGCGGCCTCGCCCCTCATGCAGCGCTCGCTCATCGCCGCCCTCCTCGTCGGCATGGCGGGCCCGGTCGTCGGCACCTACCTCGTCCACCGCCGCCTCGCGATGCTCGGCGACGGCATCGGACACGTATCCCTCACAGGCGTCGCCCTCGGATGGCTCGCGGGAACCGCCGCCAACATCACCCCGAAGGACGCCTGGGCGCTGCCCGGCGCCCTCCTCGTCTCCCTCCTGGGGGCCGTCGTCATCGAACTCGTCCGCCAATCGGGCCGGACCAGCGCCGATGTCGCCCTCGCCATGCTGTTCTACGGCGGGATCGCAGGGGGCGTCCTCCTCATCGGGATCGCGGGCGGGACCTCCGCCCAGCTCAACTCCTACCTCTTCGGCTCGATCGCCACCGTGTCGTGGAACGACATCCTGCTCATCGCCGTCCTCGCGCTCGCGATCCTCATCATCGGCGTCGGCATCGCGCCCGGCCTGTTCTCCGTGACGAACGACGAGGAATTCGCCCGCTCCACCGGCCTTCCGGTCAAGGCGCTGTCGATGATCATCGCGGTCCTCTCGGCGTTGACGGTGGCCGTGGCCATGCGCGTCGTCGGCTCGCTCCTCGTCTCCGCGCTCATGGTCATCCCCGTCGCCATCGCGCAGCTCGGCGCGAAGTCCTTCACGACGACGATGCGGCTCGCCATGGGGATCGGCGCCTTCGTCTGCCTCGCAGGCCTGTCCCTCACCTACTTCATAGACCTGTCCCCGGGGGCCGCGATCGTCGTCCTCGCCATCGGCATCTACGCGCTGGCCTTCCTCATCAGGACCCTCGTCGACTCCAAGCAGCGGAACAGGCGGATGCGAGCCGTCGTCTCGGAGGCCCCGCACCCCGAACGGCGCTCACCGCAGGACATCGGCTATTCTGCGACAAGCATCTGA
- a CDS encoding ATP-binding cassette domain-containing protein — protein MTPADPGRAGTAPAAVPAVAVENLHVAWDANLVLHGVSFSIPAGQTVALTGSNGSGKSTLLHAILGTAPITRGSACVFGIDNAKPSQVPWHRIGYVPQRLNSSGAITASALETVLTGTLGRRKWWTNRKDEERAMNALKRVGLAHRAKDPLAILSGGQAQRVLIARAMVRNPELLIMDEPMAGIDRASRERLAEIVTEAKDAGTTILVVLHELGELAPLLDREIRISRGHLDYDGPARPEGEHRPGLEDCHHRATRPPVPPSFVDGALKEKR, from the coding sequence GTGACCCCAGCAGATCCCGGTCGAGCCGGCACCGCCCCCGCGGCGGTGCCGGCCGTCGCCGTTGAGAACCTCCACGTCGCCTGGGACGCCAACCTCGTCCTCCACGGCGTCTCCTTCAGCATTCCCGCCGGACAGACGGTGGCGCTCACCGGATCGAACGGCTCGGGCAAGTCGACGCTGCTGCACGCGATCCTCGGCACCGCCCCCATCACCCGGGGAAGCGCCTGCGTCTTCGGAATCGACAACGCGAAACCCTCGCAAGTCCCCTGGCACCGCATCGGATACGTCCCCCAGCGCTTGAACTCCTCCGGAGCGATCACCGCATCCGCACTGGAGACCGTCCTCACCGGAACACTGGGCAGACGCAAATGGTGGACGAACCGCAAGGACGAGGAACGGGCGATGAACGCCCTCAAACGGGTCGGCCTGGCCCACCGCGCCAAGGACCCCCTCGCCATCCTGTCCGGAGGGCAGGCCCAGCGGGTCCTCATCGCACGCGCAATGGTCCGCAACCCCGAGCTCCTCATCATGGACGAGCCCATGGCAGGCATCGACCGCGCCTCGCGCGAACGCCTCGCGGAAATCGTCACCGAGGCGAAAGACGCCGGAACCACGATCCTCGTCGTCCTCCACGAACTCGGCGAGCTCGCGCCCCTCCTCGACCGGGAGATCCGCATCTCGCGCGGGCACCTCGACTACGACGGGCCCGCGCGCCCCGAAGGCGAGCACCGGCCCGGCCTCGAGGACTGCCATCACCGCGCAACCCGACCGCCCGTCCCGCCCTCGTTCGTCGACGGCGCACTGAAGGAGAAGCGATGA
- a CDS encoding metal ABC transporter substrate-binding protein, translating to MKISRPIIAASTLALMASLSACSPSNNANPATETAESAAKTALTVKASFYPLKYLTEQIGGDRVAVESLTPDGAEPHDLELSPAALDSLARADAVVYLKGFQPAVDEAIEQSSPKNVINVSTAVQLVDVEEVGNHAAEEEEHEGEAHEEAAHDDHAHEGEEAHAHDHGTTDPHFWLDPERMAQAATVIGQALATADPDNAQEYAANAASTAKSMKDLSAELVTATSSCELTTFVTAHSAFGYLADRTGLTQVGIAGIDPESSPSPARLKEIEEVIAKEKVTTIFTETLVDPKVEETLARDLKVSTAVLDPIESQSDPSKDYAAVMRDNITALKTALKCK from the coding sequence ATGAAGATCTCTCGTCCCATCATCGCCGCAAGCACCCTCGCCCTCATGGCCTCGCTGTCCGCGTGCTCGCCGAGCAACAACGCGAACCCCGCGACCGAAACCGCCGAGTCCGCCGCGAAAACCGCGCTCACGGTCAAGGCCTCCTTCTACCCCCTGAAGTACCTCACCGAGCAGATCGGCGGCGACCGGGTCGCAGTCGAATCCCTCACCCCCGACGGGGCCGAACCGCACGACCTCGAGCTCTCCCCCGCCGCCCTCGACTCCCTCGCCCGCGCCGACGCCGTGGTCTACCTCAAGGGCTTCCAGCCCGCCGTCGACGAAGCGATCGAGCAGTCCTCGCCGAAGAACGTCATCAACGTCTCCACCGCGGTGCAGCTGGTCGACGTCGAAGAAGTCGGCAACCATGCGGCCGAAGAGGAGGAGCACGAGGGCGAAGCCCACGAGGAGGCGGCCCACGACGATCACGCCCACGAAGGCGAGGAGGCGCACGCGCACGACCACGGCACGACCGACCCGCACTTCTGGCTCGACCCCGAGCGCATGGCGCAGGCCGCCACGGTCATCGGACAGGCCCTGGCCACCGCCGATCCCGACAACGCCCAGGAGTACGCGGCGAACGCCGCCTCCACCGCGAAGTCGATGAAGGACCTCTCCGCCGAACTCGTGACGGCGACCTCCAGCTGCGAGCTCACGACCTTCGTCACCGCCCACTCCGCCTTCGGATACCTCGCCGATCGAACCGGACTCACCCAGGTGGGCATCGCCGGGATCGACCCCGAATCCTCCCCCTCGCCCGCGCGCCTCAAGGAGATCGAAGAGGTCATCGCCAAGGAGAAGGTCACGACGATCTTCACCGAGACCCTCGTCGACCCGAAGGTCGAAGAGACCCTCGCCCGCGACCTCAAGGTCTCGACCGCGGTCCTCGACCCCATCGAGTCCCAGTCCGATCCCTCGAAGGACTACGCGGCGGTCATGCGCGACAACATCACCGCACTCAAAACGGCATTGAAGTGCAAGTGA
- a CDS encoding glycine--tRNA ligase has translation MAQAPSRLDSVISLAKRRGFVYPCGEIYGGTRSAWDYGPLGVELKENIKKQWWQYMVRGREDVVGLDSSVILPRETWVASGHVKAFTDPLVESLHTHKRYRADELIEAYAERKGLDPDTVTLDQVPDPVTGQPGAWTEPRAFSGLLKTYLGPVDDEAGLHYMRPETAQGIFVNYANVAASARKKPPFGIGQIGKSFRNEITPGNFIFRTREFEQMELEFFCAPGTDEEWHQYWIDYRRDWYVDLGIDPGNLRFYEHPKEKLSHYSKRTVDIEYRFGFQGSEWGELEGIANRTDFDLTTHSEHSGAKLDYYDQETGERWTPYVIEPSAGLTRSLMAFLVESYHEDEAPNTKGGVDKRTVLKLDPRLSPVKVAVFPLSRKDQLTGPAKELAAELRKVWNVEYDDAGAVGRRYRRQDEIGTPYCVTYDFDSVEDGAVTVRDRDTMAQERIPLESVKTWLIEKLGAC, from the coding sequence GTGGCACAGGCCCCCTCCCGTCTCGATTCCGTCATCTCCCTCGCCAAGCGGCGGGGCTTCGTCTACCCCTGCGGTGAGATCTACGGCGGCACCCGTTCCGCCTGGGACTACGGGCCGCTCGGCGTCGAGCTCAAGGAGAACATCAAGAAGCAGTGGTGGCAGTACATGGTCCGAGGGCGCGAGGACGTCGTCGGCCTCGACTCCTCCGTGATCCTGCCGCGCGAGACCTGGGTCGCCTCCGGGCACGTCAAGGCCTTCACCGATCCTCTCGTCGAATCGCTGCACACCCACAAGCGCTACCGCGCCGACGAGCTCATCGAGGCCTACGCCGAGCGCAAGGGCCTCGATCCGGATACCGTGACCCTCGATCAGGTGCCCGATCCCGTCACCGGCCAGCCCGGCGCCTGGACCGAGCCCCGCGCCTTCTCCGGCCTCCTCAAGACCTACCTCGGCCCGGTCGACGACGAGGCGGGCCTGCACTACATGCGCCCCGAGACCGCCCAGGGCATCTTCGTCAACTACGCGAACGTCGCGGCTTCGGCCCGCAAGAAGCCGCCCTTCGGCATCGGCCAGATCGGCAAGTCCTTCCGCAACGAGATCACCCCCGGCAACTTCATCTTCCGCACCCGCGAGTTCGAGCAGATGGAGCTCGAGTTCTTCTGCGCTCCGGGCACGGACGAGGAGTGGCACCAGTACTGGATCGACTACCGCCGCGACTGGTACGTCGACCTCGGCATCGATCCGGGCAACCTCCGCTTCTACGAGCATCCCAAGGAGAAGCTCTCCCATTACTCCAAGCGGACCGTCGACATCGAGTACCGCTTCGGCTTCCAGGGCAGTGAGTGGGGCGAGCTCGAGGGGATCGCGAACCGGACCGACTTCGACTTGACGACCCACTCGGAGCACTCGGGCGCGAAGCTCGACTACTACGATCAGGAGACCGGCGAGCGCTGGACCCCCTACGTCATCGAGCCTTCGGCGGGCCTGACCCGTTCGCTCATGGCCTTCCTCGTCGAGTCCTACCACGAGGACGAGGCCCCGAACACGAAGGGCGGCGTCGACAAGCGCACGGTCCTCAAGCTCGACCCGCGCCTGTCGCCGGTCAAGGTCGCGGTCTTCCCGCTCTCGCGCAAGGATCAGCTGACGGGGCCCGCGAAGGAGCTCGCCGCCGAGCTGCGCAAGGTCTGGAACGTCGAGTACGACGACGCGGGCGCGGTGGGCCGCCGTTACCGCCGCCAGGACGAGATCGGCACCCCGTACTGCGTGACCTACGACTTCGATTCGGTTGAGGACGGCGCCGTCACCGTCCGTGACCGCGACACGATGGCCCAGGAGCGCATCCCGCTCGAGAGCGTGAAGACCTGGCTCATCGAGAAGCTCGGAGCCTGCTGA
- the dusB gene encoding tRNA dihydrouridine synthase DusB, whose product MGPVRVWSPVVLAPMAGVTDAPFRRLCREFGEQGLPGALRPAASSGHRGHEGGAPVPVKGVDAPAGLYVMEMVTSRALVEGNARTWEMVRPDPVERVRSIQLYGVDPAAMAKATEILVGRDLVDHLDLNFGCPVPKVTRKGGGAALPWKKDLFDDLVHAVVDAADRAGSRAGRDVPVTVKMRVGIDEEHVTFLDAARIAQRRGVAAIALHARTQVQHYSGHAHWERIARLKEAVSVPVLGNGDVFSGADAARMMAQTGCDAVVVGRGCQGRPWLFADIVSTLMGGPEFCDPDLREIAGIIERHARWVVADQGDEVRAMREMRKHIGWYLRGFAVGGSARHALSMVSSLDELHERLMSLDLDQPFPEAAEGPRGRAGGEKAPHLPDGWLDSPFLTEAERSQLRLAEDGADGG is encoded by the coding sequence ATCGGGCCGGTGCGCGTCTGGTCGCCCGTCGTCCTCGCGCCGATGGCGGGGGTGACGGATGCCCCTTTCCGCAGGCTGTGCCGCGAGTTCGGCGAGCAGGGCCTGCCCGGCGCCCTGCGTCCCGCGGCGTCTTCAGGCCATCGGGGGCACGAGGGCGGGGCTCCCGTCCCGGTCAAGGGCGTCGATGCGCCGGCCGGCCTTTACGTCATGGAGATGGTGACCTCCCGCGCCCTCGTCGAGGGGAATGCCCGGACCTGGGAGATGGTGCGGCCCGACCCGGTCGAGCGCGTCCGATCGATCCAGCTCTACGGCGTGGATCCGGCCGCCATGGCGAAGGCGACCGAGATCCTCGTCGGACGCGATCTCGTCGATCATCTCGATCTCAATTTCGGCTGCCCGGTGCCGAAGGTGACGCGCAAGGGCGGGGGAGCGGCGCTGCCGTGGAAGAAGGACCTCTTCGACGATCTCGTGCACGCGGTCGTTGATGCGGCGGATCGCGCGGGGTCGAGGGCGGGGCGCGATGTCCCGGTGACGGTGAAGATGCGGGTCGGCATCGATGAGGAGCATGTGACTTTCCTCGATGCGGCCCGGATCGCCCAGCGCCGCGGCGTCGCCGCGATCGCCTTGCACGCCCGCACGCAGGTCCAGCACTATTCGGGCCATGCCCACTGGGAGCGGATCGCGCGGCTGAAGGAGGCGGTCTCGGTTCCGGTCCTGGGCAACGGGGACGTGTTCTCCGGGGCGGATGCGGCGCGGATGATGGCGCAGACCGGCTGCGACGCGGTCGTCGTCGGTCGCGGATGCCAGGGGCGTCCGTGGCTCTTTGCCGACATCGTCTCGACCCTCATGGGCGGGCCCGAGTTCTGTGATCCGGACCTGCGCGAGATCGCCGGGATCATCGAGCGGCACGCGCGGTGGGTCGTCGCGGATCAGGGCGACGAGGTGCGCGCGATGCGTGAGATGCGCAAGCACATCGGCTGGTACCTGCGAGGATTCGCGGTGGGCGGGTCCGCCCGGCACGCCCTGTCGATGGTGTCGAGTCTGGATGAGCTGCATGAACGGCTCATGAGTCTCGATCTGGATCAGCCCTTCCCCGAGGCGGCCGAGGGGCCGCGCGGGCGGGCGGGCGGGGAGAAGGCCCCGCACCTGCCCGACGGCTGGCTCGACTCGCCCTTCCTCACCGAGGCCGAGCGCTCCCAGCTCCGCCTGGCCGAGGACGGGGCGGATGGAGGCTGA